Proteins co-encoded in one Medicago truncatula cultivar Jemalong A17 chromosome 8, MtrunA17r5.0-ANR, whole genome shotgun sequence genomic window:
- the LOC11417957 gene encoding V-type proton ATPase subunit H, producing MDQAELTTDQVLSRDIPWETYMSTKLISGTSLQLLRRYDHRSESQRAQLLDDDGPAYVRVFVHVLRDIFKEDTVEYVLAMIDEMLTANPKRARLFHDNALADDDTYEPFLRLLRKGNWFVQEKSCKILALIVSVRPKNQSGVASNGEASNEKKPFTSIDDVLIGLVKWLCEQLKKPSHPSRGVPTAINCLSTLLKEPVVRSNFVQTDGVKLLVPLICPASTQQSIQLLYETCLCIWLLSYYEPAIEYLATSRTLPRLIDVVKSSTKEKVVRVVVLTLKNLMSKGTLGAQMVDLQLPQVVQSLKAQAWSDEDLLEALNSLEEGLKDNIKKLSSFDKYKQEVLLGNLDWSPMHKDPIFWRENITNFEEHDFQILRVLLTILDSSNDPRTLAVACFDISQFIQSHPAGRIIVTDLKAKERVMKLMNHESAEVTKNALLCIQRLFLGAKYASFLQV from the exons ATGGACCAAGCCGAATTAACCACCGATCAG GTTCTGAGTAGGGATATCCCATGGGAAACCTACATGTCCACCAAGCTCATCTCCGGAACAAGCCTTCAACTCTTACGCCGTTACGATCATCGATCAGAAAGCCAGAGAGCACAGTTACTTGatgat GATGGTCCGGCTTATGTTCGCGTGTTTGTTCATGTTTTGCGCGATATTTTCAAGGAAGATACTGTGGAGTATGTTTTGGCTATGATAGATGAAATGCTGACAG CGAACCCGAAAAGGGCAAGACTGTTTCATGACAATGCTCTTGCAGATGATGATACTTATGAGCCTTTCCTAAG ATTGCTTCGGAAAGGAAACTGGTTCGTACAAGAGAAAAGTTGTAAGATCCTTGCCTTAATAGTTAG TGTCAGGCCAAAAAATCAGAGTGGCGTTGCTTCTAATGGAGAGGCTTCAAATGAAAAGAAACCATTTACCAGCATTGATGATGTTTTGATTGGATTGGTAAAATGGCTTTGTGAGCAG TTGAAGAAACCTTCTCATCCAAGTCGTGGAGTTCCAACTGCTATCAATTGCCTTTCAACTCTACTTAAGGAACCTGTGGTCAGGTCTAACTTTGTTCAAACTGATGGGGTCAAGTTGCTTGTGCCATTGATTTGTCCAGCATCCACTCAACAATCTATTCAG CTTCTTTATGAAACATGTCTCTGCATTTGGCTCTTATCATATTATGAGCCTGCAATTGAATATTTGGCTACTTCAAGGACCCTTCCAAGACTGATTGATGTCGTTAAGAGTTCTACAAAAGAAAAG GTTGTTAGAGTTGTTGTCTTGACACTTAAAAACTTGATGTCAAAAGGGACATTGGGTGCTCAGATGGTTGATCTTCAGCTGCCACAAGTTGTTCAAAGTTTGAAAGCACAAGCATGGAGTGATGAG GATTTGTTGGAGGCACTGAACTCTCTGGAAGAAGGGCTTAAGGATAACATCAAGAAACTAAGTTCTTTTGATAAGTACAAGCAAGAAGTTCTTCTTGGCAATCTGGATTGGTCTCCCATGCACAAAGATCCCATATTTTGGCGAGAAAATATAACCAATTTTGAAGAGCATGATTTCCAG ATTCTAAGGGTCCTATTAACAATTTTGGACTCGTCCAATGATCCAAGGACTCTAGCTGTTGCTTGCTTTGACATTTCACAGTTCATCCAGTCCCATCCGGCTGGGCGGATCATTGTGACTGACCTTAAAGCCAAGGAACGGGTGATGAAACTAATGAATCATGAGAGTGCCGAGGTTACTAAAAATGCACTGCTCTGCATCCAACGACTTTTCTTGGGTGCAAAGTATGCTAGCTTCTTGCAAGTCTAG
- the LOC11408285 gene encoding probable pectate lyase 16, protein MTNNIGKDLIHYKVTDHSDDPLNPRPGTLRYGASKIQGKVWITFQKDMNIKLVRPLLISSFTTIDGRGVDVHIVDNACLMIYKATNIIIHGIRVHHCRPQAPGMVMGPDGNIMPLGQVDGDAIRLVSASKIWIDHSTLSDCQDGLLDVTRGSTNITISNNWFREQNKVMLLGHDDGFVRDKNMKVTVVYNYFGPNCHQRMPRIRHGYAHVVNNLYMGWVQYAIGGSMEPSLKSQSNLFIAPTVGKKEVTWRKSSNEVGDTWEFYSVGDAFENGASFMETKGGQVTKPNYNPEQNFEVADAKSVRSLTRSSGVLQCSKTSIC, encoded by the exons ATGACAAACAACATTGGTAAAGACCTAATCCATTATAAAGTTACCGATCATAGTGACGACCCTTTAAATCCAAGACCTGGAACATTGAGATATGGAGCTTCTAAGATTCAAGGTAAAGTTTGGATCACATTCCAAAAGGATATGAACATTAAACTTGTGAGACCGCTTCTCATTAGCAGTTTTACTACCATTGACGGTCGAGGTGTCGATGTCCACATTGTAGATAATGCATGTTTGATGATATATAAG GCAACCAATATAATCATCCACGGAATTAGGGTTCATCATTGTCGACCTCAAGCTCCTGGAATGGTGATGGGTCCTGATGGAAACATAATGCCATTAGGTCAAGTTGATGGAGATGCAATCAGATTGGTTTCTGCTTCAAAAATTTGGATTGATCATAGCACACTTTCGGATTGTCAAGATGGTCTTCTAGATGTTACACGAGGTTCCACGAATATAACAATATCCAATAATTGGTTTAGAGAGCAAAATAAAGTTATGCTTCTTGGTCACGATGATGGATTTGTGAGAGACAAAAACATGAAAGTCACAGTTGTATACAACTATTTTGGACCTAATTGCCACCAACGCATGCCGAG AATTCGTCATGGATATGCACATGTTGTGAATAATCTGTATATGGGATGGGTGCAATATGCAATAGGTGGAAGTATGGAACCAAGCCTTAAAAGTCAATCAAACCTTTTCATAGCACCAACCGTAGGGAAAAAAGAG GTTACATGGAGAAAAAGTAGTAACGAAGTTGGAGATACATGGGAATTTTATTCAGTTGGCGACGCTTTTGAAAATGGAGCATCCTTCATGGAAACAAAAGGTGGACAAGTGACAAAACCAAATTATAACCCTGAGCAAAATTTTGAAGTTGCTGATGCCAAATCTGTAAGATCGTTAACAAGATCATCCGGTGTATTACAATGTAGTAAAACCTCAATATGTTGA
- the LOC11408286 gene encoding protein DA1-related 1 — MGWLTKFLKGSNHKHSGRGYTGKYGHDRDSDNHDNAADDLNDFEREEIDRAIAISLSEVSEEDHKGKKVIEEDSESEDDELCPLDDEEDDHVGDVEQDEEDHVAKIQQEEDESLDEVQLEEDEQLARAIQESLSIDSSPPSQTDSIFQPFTNLFSPVYRICAGCNVEIGHGRFLSCMGAVWHPECFCCHACKLPITDYEYSMSGNRPYHKSCYKELHHPRCDVCKIFIPQNSAGLIEYRAHPFWLQKYCPSHERDGTPRCCSCQRMESTDTKYLLLDDGRKLCLECLDSAIMDTHECQPLYLEIQEFYEGLHMKIEQQIPMLLVERQALNEAMEGEKNGHNHHLPETRGLCLSEEQTVPTILRRPSIGAGYRVIDMITEPFRLIRRCEVTAILVLYGLPRLLTGSILAHEMMHAWLRLKGYGNLRPEVEEGICQVLAHMWLDSEIYSGSGSEEASSSSSSSSSSSSSPSSTSSKKGKRSDFEKELGKFFKHQIETDSSPAYGDGFREGNQAVLKYGLRRTLDHIRITGSFP; from the exons ATGGGCTGGCTTACCAAGTTTCTAAAAGGTTCGAACCATAAACATTCAGGACGAGGATACACTGGGAAATATGGACACGACAGAGATTCGGATAATCATGATAATGCAGCG gatgatttgaatgattttgagagagaagaaaTTGATCGTGCAATTGCGATCTCTCTTTCAGAGGTTTCAGAGGAAGATCATAAAGGGAAAAAAGTTATTG AAGAAGATTCTGAATCTGAAGACGATGAGTTGTGTCCACTTGATGACGAGGAAGATGACCATGTTGGTGATGTTGAACAAGATGAAGAGGACCATGTTGCTAAAATTCAACAGGAAGAAGACGAAAGTCTTGATGAAGTTCAACTTGAGGAAGATGAACAACTTGCCAGGGCAATTCAAGAAAGTTTGAGCATTGATTCATCTCCTCCATCTCAGACTGATTCTATATTTCAACCGTTTACAAACCTCTTTTCACCTGTATACAG AATCTGCGCTGGATGCAATGTCGAGATTGGGCATGGAAGGTTTTTGAGTTGCATGGGAGCTGTATGGCATCCAGAATGTTTTTGTTGCCATGCTTGCAAACTTCCAATCACTGATTACGAG TATTCCATGTCTGGGAATCGTCCTTACCATAAATCATGCTATAAGGAGCTGCATCACCCAAGGTGTGATGTTTGCAAGATCTTT ATCCCACAAAATTCAGCTGGTCTCATTGAGTATAGAGCACATCCTTTCTGGCTACAAAAATACTGTCCATCACACGAGCGCGATGGTACTCCTCGTTGTTGTAGCTGTCAGAGAATGGAG TCAACGGACACAAAGTATCTGTTGCTTGATGACGGTCGAAAGCTGTGTCTTGAGTGTCTCGATTCGGCTATTATGGATACTCATGAATGCCAACCTCTCTATCTTGAAATACAAGAATTTTATGAAGGTTTGCATATGAAAATAGAGCAGCAAATTCCTATGCTTTTGGTTGAGAGACAAGCACTGAATGAAGCGATGGAGGGCGAAAAGAAT GGTCATAATCACCATTTACCTGAAACCAGAGGACTTTGCTTGTCAGAAGAGCAAACTGTCCCCACT ATTTTAAGGAGACCAAGTATAGGAGCAGGCTATCGTGTCATAGATATGATAACTGAGCCTTTTAGGCTCATACGTCGATGTGAAGTGACAGCCATACTTGTTTTGTATGGCCTTCCTAG gtTATTGACAGGATCAATCCTAGCTCATGAAATGATGCATGCTTGGCTTAGACTTAAAG GCTATGGAAATCTGAGGCCTGAAGTTGAAGAAGGAATATGCCAAGTCTTGGCTCATATGTGGTTAGATTCAGAGATCTATTCCGGCTCTGGAAGTGAAGAAGCATCATCATCTTCGTCTTCATCTTCGTCGTCTTCATCATCACCTTCCTCTACATCTTCAAAGAAGGGTAAACGGTCCGATTTTGAGAAGGAACTTGGTAAATTTTTTAAACACCAGATTGAGACCGATAGCTCACCAGCCTATGGAGATGGATTTAGAGAGGGTAACCAGGCAGTGCTCAAGTATGGGCTTAGACGGACTCTTGACCATATCCGAATCACCGGAAGTTTTCCATAA